The following coding sequences are from one Mytilus trossulus isolate FHL-02 chromosome 8, PNRI_Mtr1.1.1.hap1, whole genome shotgun sequence window:
- the LOC134681630 gene encoding uncharacterized protein LOC134681630: MSAITSDSSTLGVAVGIPVALIVVVVIVVVIVSIWRRRYIGKNSDKQISNSMKKNADDNYMGQQGISLPQYPSNNTKSHNQATNSTHAQGIEGGQEYSQPSKDAQSLYAMSEEGVYDKANEKRHVVNDTAVYSHAVDTMYDSTDRHNRQERKEGTYDHVFGQKSEDQYDMTSRT; encoded by the exons ATGTCCGCAATAACATCAGACTCGTCAACTTTAG GAGTTGCTGTAGGAATACCTGTAGCTCTTATTGTAGTGGTTGTCATCGTTGTAGTCATTGTGTCCATCTGGAGGCGAAG ATACATTGGCAAAAACTCGGATAAACAAATCTCaaattctatgaaaaaaaatgcagatGATAACTATATGGGTCAACAAGGTATATCACTCCCTCAGTATCCATCAAATAACACTAAATCGCATAATCAGGCTACTAACAGCACACACGCACAAGGTATTGAAGGCGGACAAGAATATAGTCAACCATCTAAGGACGCACAATCACTATATGCAATGTCTGAGGAAGGAGTATATGATAAAGCAAATGAAAAGAGACATGTTGTAAATGACACAGCCGTGTACAGCCATGCAGTCGATACCATGTATGATTCCACCGATCGACATAACAGACAAGAAAGGAAAGAAGGGACCTATGACCACGTTTTTGGTCAGAAAAGTGAAGACCAATACGATATGACTTCAAGAACATAA